One genomic segment of Nitrosopumilus sp. includes these proteins:
- the lysS gene encoding lysine--tRNA ligase: MSEQEIIGKGTWIDKLASELLEREKSLGRNLDILRVESGLGASGVPHIGSLGDAVRAYGVKLALENLGYKSELIAYSDDLDGLRKIPAGFPDSLEEHLAKPVSLIPDPFGCHDSYGMHMSSILLDGLDSVGIKYEFRRAKDTYNQGLLKEQIHTILQNSSKIGEKISELVGQEKYQKYLPYFPVCANCNRLYTAEATEYIAEEKKVKYRCHDAEIGGKNVKGCNHEGEADITKDLGKLAWKVEFAARWSAFDIRFEAYGKDIMDSVKVNDWVSDEILDFPHPHHVKYEMFLDKGGKKISKSLGNVLTAQRWLEFGSPKSILLLLYKRITGARELGLDDIPSLMNEYNELEDIYFGKIKVDNPAKLTKMKGLYEYVNLLNPPKQSSIHVNYRLLIELAKIFKENRDERVMKKLLDYGVIKNPEPEIENLIKIAGNYADEFDQQEKIQVEIDDATKKALKILVGALGAEEEPEDIQNTIYQIAKSNDVQPKDFFKVLYQIILGTSRGPKIGPFISDIGRKQVAKTLSEYV, translated from the coding sequence ATGTCAGAGCAAGAAATTATTGGTAAAGGTACTTGGATTGATAAATTAGCTTCAGAATTACTTGAAAGAGAGAAATCTCTTGGAAGAAATTTAGATATTTTAAGAGTTGAAAGTGGACTTGGAGCATCTGGAGTTCCACATATTGGAAGTTTAGGAGATGCAGTAAGAGCTTATGGTGTTAAATTAGCATTAGAGAATTTAGGATACAAATCAGAATTAATTGCTTATTCAGATGATCTTGATGGATTAAGGAAGATTCCAGCAGGGTTTCCTGATTCACTTGAAGAGCATCTGGCAAAACCAGTATCATTGATTCCTGATCCTTTTGGATGCCATGATTCATACGGAATGCACATGAGCAGTATTCTTCTTGACGGATTAGATAGTGTTGGGATAAAATATGAATTTAGGAGAGCTAAAGACACTTACAACCAAGGATTACTAAAAGAACAAATTCACACAATATTGCAAAACAGTTCTAAAATCGGTGAAAAGATTTCAGAATTAGTCGGGCAAGAAAAATATCAGAAATATTTACCATATTTTCCAGTATGTGCAAATTGTAATCGATTGTATACCGCAGAAGCTACAGAATACATTGCAGAAGAGAAGAAAGTAAAGTATCGATGCCATGATGCAGAAATTGGTGGAAAGAATGTCAAAGGATGCAATCATGAGGGAGAAGCAGACATTACAAAAGATCTTGGAAAATTAGCCTGGAAAGTAGAATTTGCAGCAAGATGGTCAGCATTTGATATCAGATTTGAAGCATATGGAAAAGACATCATGGATTCAGTTAAAGTAAATGATTGGGTATCTGATGAGATTTTAGATTTTCCACATCCTCACCATGTAAAATATGAGATGTTTTTAGATAAAGGAGGAAAAAAGATTTCAAAGTCATTAGGAAATGTATTAACTGCACAAAGATGGTTAGAATTTGGAAGTCCAAAATCAATTCTATTATTACTGTACAAAAGAATTACAGGTGCCAGAGAGCTTGGTTTAGATGACATACCATCATTAATGAATGAATACAACGAGTTAGAAGATATCTATTTTGGAAAAATCAAAGTAGACAATCCAGCAAAACTTACCAAGATGAAAGGTCTTTATGAATATGTAAATTTACTAAATCCACCAAAACAATCTAGCATTCATGTTAATTACAGACTTTTAATTGAATTAGCAAAAATCTTCAAAGAAAATAGAGATGAAAGAGTAATGAAAAAGCTGTTAGATTACGGAGTAATTAAAAATCCAGAACCAGAAATTGAAAACCTTATCAAGATTGCAGGTAATTATGCAGATGAGTTTGATCAGCAAGAAAAAATTCAAGTAGAAATTGATGATGCAACAAAAAAAGCACTAAAAATTCTAGTGGGTGCACTTGGTGCAGAAGAAGAACCTGAAGATATTCAAAATACAATTTACCAAATTGCAAAATCAAATGATGTACAACCAAAAGATTTCTTTAAAGTATTATATCAAATAATTCTTGGCACATCAAGAGGACCAAAAATTGGTCCATTCATTTCAGATATTGGAAGAAAACAAGTAGCAAAAACACTTTCAGAGTATGTGTAA
- a CDS encoding elongator complex protein 3 → MNKMSSDFSKACSEITQNLLTISEPNKSQVKEEIKKICLKYSLDRIPRNYEILSMANESDFKKLRKVLLKKPAKTASGVSVVALMPKPYACPHGRCTYCPGGIESNSPNSYTGKEPSTLNAIENEYDPKLQIISKIDKLIAFGHDPSKMEIVIVGGTFLFMPKDYQENFIKSCYDALNGTESKNLQEAKSNNEHASIRNVGFTIETKPDYCKKEHVDLMLNYGITRIEIGVQSLQERVYQIVNRGHDYNDVTESFQISKDAGYKIVAHMMPGLPTMTPEGDIADFKKLFSDSALRPDMLKIYPSLVIENTPLYEEFQQGKYKPYSDEDMIKVLTEVKKNIPKWVRIMRIQREISPNDIIAGPKSGNLRQIVHQNLAKQGLSCKCIRCREAGLSQRKSNSMDIKMNRIDYGSSAGKEVFLSYEDKNESIYGFLRLRKPSVDAHRDEVGNDSCIVREIHVYGKSLKLGEKEDNEIQHSGLGKNLMREAEKIAKEEFDSKKILVISAVGTREYYQKLGYSLYGPYMSKQLS, encoded by the coding sequence ATGAATAAAATGAGTTCAGATTTTTCTAAAGCATGTAGTGAAATTACACAGAATCTCCTTACAATTTCTGAGCCTAACAAAAGTCAAGTCAAAGAAGAAATAAAAAAAATTTGCTTAAAGTATTCTCTAGACAGAATTCCTAGAAATTATGAAATTCTATCCATGGCAAATGAGTCAGATTTTAAAAAATTGAGAAAAGTTTTGTTAAAAAAACCTGCAAAAACTGCATCAGGAGTATCGGTTGTAGCATTAATGCCTAAACCATATGCATGCCCGCATGGTAGATGCACCTATTGTCCAGGAGGTATTGAATCAAATTCACCAAACAGTTACACAGGAAAAGAACCATCTACACTAAATGCAATTGAAAATGAATATGACCCAAAATTACAAATCATATCAAAAATTGATAAGCTAATAGCATTTGGACATGATCCGTCAAAAATGGAGATTGTGATTGTCGGAGGAACTTTTCTATTTATGCCAAAAGACTATCAAGAAAATTTTATCAAATCATGTTATGATGCACTAAATGGAACAGAATCAAAAAATCTACAGGAAGCAAAATCAAACAACGAACATGCATCCATTAGAAATGTAGGATTTACAATTGAAACAAAACCGGACTATTGTAAAAAAGAACATGTGGATCTAATGTTAAACTATGGAATTACAAGAATTGAGATCGGAGTTCAATCATTACAAGAAAGAGTGTACCAAATTGTTAACAGAGGTCATGATTATAATGACGTCACAGAATCTTTCCAAATTTCAAAGGATGCAGGTTACAAAATAGTTGCTCATATGATGCCAGGTTTGCCAACAATGACTCCAGAGGGAGACATTGCAGATTTTAAAAAATTATTTTCAGATTCTGCTTTACGTCCAGACATGTTGAAGATTTACCCATCATTAGTAATAGAAAATACCCCACTCTATGAGGAATTCCAGCAAGGAAAATACAAACCATATTCAGATGAGGACATGATCAAAGTTCTAACTGAAGTAAAAAAGAACATTCCAAAATGGGTAAGAATTATGAGAATACAAAGAGAGATTTCACCTAATGATATCATAGCAGGTCCAAAATCAGGAAATCTAAGACAAATAGTTCACCAAAATTTAGCAAAACAAGGATTATCATGCAAATGCATCAGATGTAGAGAGGCAGGGTTATCTCAAAGAAAATCAAATAGTATGGACATCAAAATGAACAGAATTGATTATGGCTCTTCAGCTGGTAAAGAGGTGTTTTTGTCATATGAAGACAAAAATGAATCAATTTATGGATTTTTAAGATTAAGAAAACCTAGTGTTGATGCTCATAGAGACGAAGTAGGAAATGATTCTTGTATTGTTAGAGAAATTCACGTTTATGGAAAATCATTAAAACTGGGGGAGAAAGAAGATAACGAGATTCAGCATTCAGGACTAGGAAAGAATTTGATGAGAGAGGCAGAAAAGATTGCTAAAGAAGAATTTGATTCAAAGAAAATACTTGTAATTAGTGCAGTTGGAACTAGAGAATATTATCAAAAGCTGGGGTATTCGTTATATGGGCCATACATGTCCAAACAATTGAGCTAG
- a CDS encoding cation:proton antiporter: MAAEAHFIQTIIGVGILLFAAKLMAELFLRLKLPIVLGELLAGMIVGPFALGGFFVVDGKQLLQINDEIKILGEMGAIVILFMAGLEMTPKEFLKGGKASFTVGTLGVVVPFFAGLVVFQMFGFDALQSMLIATALTATSIAISIQVLSEFGKIKTPEARLIIGAAVVDDILAIAVLSVVSSIAGADGGVDNIDITEVVITILQVLGFFAIMLIVAVVVIPRIITPRLWKAKGSVEGIATASFFGAAALAGSIGLSPIVGAFAVGMALSTTKVFEKVENYIGKIGLIFAPLFFAIIGAQVDLRAVDLNILIISSVVIIVAVVTKLLGCGLPAMLFLKNRAQGMRVGIGMISRGEVGLIVAGVGVTAGILTSEVYSTIVIMVAVTTIITPIWLKMEYRKEQKNNTSSTEQSLEQKPE; this comes from the coding sequence ATGGCAGCAGAGGCACATTTTATTCAAACAATTATCGGTGTAGGAATACTGTTGTTTGCAGCCAAATTAATGGCAGAACTTTTCCTCAGATTAAAACTTCCAATTGTTCTTGGAGAACTTTTGGCAGGAATGATAGTAGGACCATTTGCATTGGGAGGGTTTTTTGTAGTTGATGGAAAACAATTGTTGCAAATTAATGATGAAATAAAAATTTTAGGAGAGATGGGGGCTATCGTCATATTGTTTATGGCAGGACTTGAGATGACACCCAAGGAATTTCTCAAAGGAGGTAAAGCGTCATTTACAGTAGGAACACTAGGTGTAGTTGTTCCATTTTTTGCAGGTCTAGTAGTTTTTCAAATGTTTGGTTTTGATGCATTACAATCAATGTTAATTGCTACTGCACTTACGGCAACAAGTATTGCTATTTCGATTCAAGTCTTAAGTGAATTTGGTAAAATAAAAACGCCTGAAGCTAGATTAATTATCGGGGCCGCAGTGGTAGATGATATTTTAGCTATTGCTGTATTGTCAGTCGTATCATCTATTGCAGGTGCGGATGGCGGGGTAGACAATATAGATATCACAGAAGTGGTAATTACAATTTTACAAGTTTTAGGATTCTTTGCAATAATGTTAATTGTTGCAGTAGTAGTAATTCCAAGAATCATCACTCCAAGATTATGGAAGGCCAAAGGAAGTGTAGAAGGAATTGCAACAGCATCATTTTTTGGAGCAGCTGCACTTGCAGGATCCATAGGGTTATCCCCGATTGTAGGAGCGTTTGCAGTTGGAATGGCATTATCAACTACCAAGGTATTTGAAAAAGTTGAAAACTACATTGGTAAAATTGGTTTAATTTTTGCCCCACTATTCTTTGCAATTATTGGAGCGCAAGTGGATTTGAGAGCAGTGGATTTGAATATTTTGATTATTAGTTCAGTAGTGATTATCGTTGCAGTTGTAACAAAATTATTGGGATGTGGATTGCCAGCAATGTTATTTTTGAAAAACAGAGCCCAAGGAATGAGGGTAGGAATTGGAATGATATCAAGAGGAGAAGTTGGATTAATTGTTGCAGGAGTAGGAGTAACAGCAGGAATTCTAACATCAGAAGTATATTCTACAATTGTCATCATGGTTGCAGTAACAACGATAATCACGCCAATATGGTTGAAAATGGAATACAGAAAAGAACAAAAAAATAATACTAGTTCAACTGAACAAAGCCTTGAGCAAAAACCAGAATAA
- the purM gene encoding phosphoribosylformylglycinamidine cyclo-ligase, with amino-acid sequence MTLTYKKAGVDISKIKQSQLAIGKLISSTHKLQKKAKITHGFGHYAGIVEIPGGKLLATHTDGVGTKVVIANMMKKYNTIGIDCVAMNVNDIICIGATPISFVDYIAANKNDQQIFKKIVEGLVTGAKKSAMPIVGGETAIMPDVIDGKGFAFDLAGMVVGLVEKKEIVLGNKIKTGDVIIGANSSGIHSNGYSLARKALLKKYSINDKIKGVGKIGEELLKPTEIYTKPVLEIIQKTKVSGLAHITGGAFTKLLRLKKIGYQIDSLPKIPPIMGLVEEQGVKPDEMYKTFNMGVGFCVIAPKENSSIIRSIFKKYKISSQEIGEIISKKGVFVNSKKIA; translated from the coding sequence ATGACTCTGACCTACAAGAAAGCAGGTGTAGATATTTCTAAAATAAAGCAGAGTCAATTAGCAATTGGAAAATTAATTTCATCAACTCACAAACTTCAGAAAAAAGCAAAGATAACACATGGATTTGGTCATTATGCAGGAATTGTTGAAATTCCAGGAGGAAAGCTTTTGGCAACACATACAGACGGCGTAGGAACCAAAGTAGTAATTGCAAATATGATGAAAAAATACAACACAATAGGTATTGATTGTGTTGCAATGAATGTAAATGACATAATTTGCATAGGTGCAACACCAATTTCATTTGTAGATTATATTGCAGCAAACAAAAATGATCAACAAATATTCAAAAAAATTGTCGAAGGGTTAGTTACTGGTGCAAAAAAATCTGCAATGCCAATAGTTGGGGGAGAAACTGCAATAATGCCAGATGTTATTGATGGAAAAGGATTTGCATTTGATTTAGCAGGAATGGTTGTAGGGCTAGTAGAAAAAAAAGAAATTGTTCTAGGAAATAAAATAAAAACAGGAGATGTAATAATAGGGGCAAACAGTAGTGGAATTCATTCAAATGGTTATTCACTTGCAAGAAAAGCATTACTAAAAAAATATTCAATAAATGACAAAATCAAAGGAGTCGGTAAGATAGGAGAGGAATTACTAAAGCCAACTGAGATATACACAAAACCAGTTTTGGAGATAATTCAAAAAACCAAAGTCAGTGGACTTGCTCATATTACAGGAGGAGCATTTACCAAATTATTACGCCTAAAAAAGATCGGTTATCAGATAGACTCACTTCCAAAAATACCACCAATAATGGGATTAGTAGAGGAACAAGGAGTAAAACCAGATGAAATGTACAAGACTTTCAACATGGGCGTAGGATTCTGTGTGATTGCACCAAAAGAAAATTCTTCAATAATTAGATCAATTTTCAAAAAATACAAGATCTCAAGTCAGGAAATTGGAGAGATCATTTCGAAGAAAGGTGTTTTTGTAAACTCTAAAAAAATTGCATAA
- a CDS encoding PAC2 family protein → MKSEFPEAEVYETKKVELNSPIIFAGFVGAGLVGPVAINHIIEKLEMTEIGLMRSKYLPPSTVFMRGRLRHPFRFYANQKGTVCAIICEITLRMDGIYSLVSSILDWAAMKGSKEIVILDGVASAEHDKKAYCAAEEDLVRTMADKDINMIPQGFITGIPGGILNECLMREIQGVTLLVKANNTAPDSAAAATLIEALNRFYEMNIDTKELQENRDKINSEFSELSQKYVKHREEISGMYM, encoded by the coding sequence GTGAAAAGTGAATTTCCAGAAGCAGAAGTATATGAAACTAAGAAAGTAGAACTAAACAGCCCCATAATATTTGCAGGGTTTGTAGGAGCAGGATTAGTAGGACCAGTTGCAATCAATCACATTATAGAAAAATTGGAAATGACTGAAATTGGATTAATGAGATCAAAATATCTTCCACCATCAACAGTATTCATGAGAGGGAGATTACGTCATCCATTTAGATTCTATGCAAATCAGAAAGGAACAGTTTGTGCAATAATTTGTGAGATAACATTGCGAATGGATGGAATCTATTCTCTAGTATCATCAATTTTAGATTGGGCAGCAATGAAGGGATCAAAAGAGATCGTCATTCTAGATGGAGTTGCAAGTGCAGAACATGACAAAAAGGCATATTGTGCAGCTGAAGAAGATCTAGTTAGAACAATGGCAGATAAGGATATCAATATGATTCCACAGGGATTCATAACAGGAATTCCAGGAGGGATACTAAATGAATGCCTCATGAGGGAGATTCAAGGAGTGACATTATTAGTAAAGGCAAACAACACCGCACCAGATTCTGCGGCTGCTGCAACGTTAATTGAGGCATTAAACAGATTCTATGAAATGAACATAGACACAAAAGAACTTCAAGAAAACAGAGATAAAATAAACTCAGAATTCAGTGAATTGTCTCAAAAATATGTAAAGCATAGAGAAGAGATATCTGGAATGTATATGTGA
- a CDS encoding P-II family nitrogen regulator has protein sequence MKKIEAVIKRKNFPSIKTLLSTVGTYIIDKRNLDDNQIYDESKGSRIGSSGLQSIPLAKIEMVVSDKDARKVVEMISKNSGLSSNHGGKIFVSEMEEVVDMDTLDGNQDLEILELPKTKSRSLPKRSRFVPLQKFTLHKLQVVYEENKEKLRDDYRIKSFSDFTNYCIMKSLPALEKQLKNPTMLYENNFGDF, from the coding sequence ATGAAAAAAATTGAGGCTGTAATTAAAAGAAAAAATTTTCCATCTATTAAGACCCTCTTGAGTACTGTTGGGACTTACATTATTGATAAAAGAAATTTAGATGATAACCAAATTTATGATGAATCAAAAGGTTCTCGCATTGGTTCTAGTGGACTTCAGTCAATACCCTTAGCAAAAATCGAGATGGTTGTATCAGATAAGGATGCAAGAAAAGTTGTTGAGATGATTTCCAAAAATTCTGGTCTGTCATCAAATCATGGAGGAAAAATCTTTGTTTCTGAAATGGAAGAAGTTGTGGACATGGATACTCTTGATGGAAATCAAGATCTTGAAATTCTTGAATTACCAAAAACTAAATCTCGTTCATTACCTAAACGTAGTAGGTTTGTTCCATTACAAAAATTTACTTTGCATAAACTACAAGTAGTTTATGAGGAAAACAAAGAAAAACTTAGAGATGATTATAGAATAAAATCATTTAGTGATTTCACAAACTATTGTATCATGAAATCTCTTCCTGCATTAGAAAAACAATTGAAAAACCCTACAATGCTTTACGAAAATAATTTTGGTGATTTTTAA
- a CDS encoding P-II family nitrogen regulator, which translates to MLKVEVILGNNDVMNISEGLKEIKVGGLTVSKVRGRGKNPGPEIHASKGSEIFVPQFSDKYKLEVIIPDSKEDEVVSIIKKNARVGKIFISQILRAVDIITDDEGEVTI; encoded by the coding sequence ATGCTCAAAGTAGAAGTTATTTTAGGAAATAATGATGTCATGAACATTAGCGAAGGTCTCAAAGAGATCAAGGTTGGAGGCCTAACAGTCTCCAAAGTTAGAGGAAGGGGAAAGAATCCAGGTCCTGAAATTCATGCCTCAAAAGGAAGTGAAATTTTTGTTCCCCAATTTAGCGATAAATACAAGTTGGAGGTAATCATTCCAGATTCCAAAGAAGACGAAGTTGTCAGCATTATTAAAAAAAATGCAAGAGTAGGTAAAATTTTCATATCACAAATTCTCAGAGCAGTAGACATCATTACAGATGATGAAGGGGAAGTGACAATTTAG
- a CDS encoding ammonium transporter has translation MVLDSGDTAWMLVAGSLVLLMIPALGLFESGLLRKKNAASIFMQIFFGLALLSVMWFVFGFSLSFGPSSQGLVGNMDWVFLKGVPSDAPLEQYAPTIPGVLFVKFQLMFAAITPLLLTGTIAERMKFSSFIIFIAAWSMLIYYPLVHWVWGGGWLAQLGVVDFAGGIVIHTSVGMAALAAALVLGKRRHYGPAIMIPHSIPLAVLGSSLLWLGWFGFNAGSALSASGGVAGNTVIVTHMASSVSALIWAGLSWVRTGKPSVVATINGAIAGLAGITPASGFVSAEHAFVIGIAIGVISYSGVVLFKEKLKIDDALDVSSVHGVAGIVGALAIGIFASTAINPGGVDGLLFGNPDQLWIQAVGVGVAAAMGFGGTWVILQVLKHLIGIRVSPEVEDIGLDISEHAESAYSEEEEFMLDMDDYTENLKDKDEIFRKKKTSGTKN, from the coding sequence ATGGTTTTGGACTCTGGGGATACAGCATGGATGCTTGTCGCTGGAAGTCTTGTTCTGTTGATGATTCCTGCATTAGGTCTTTTTGAGTCTGGTTTACTTCGAAAAAAGAACGCTGCTTCAATCTTCATGCAGATTTTCTTTGGTTTGGCATTGTTGAGTGTGATGTGGTTTGTATTTGGATTTAGTTTATCATTTGGCCCTTCATCTCAAGGATTAGTTGGAAATATGGATTGGGTATTTTTGAAAGGCGTTCCGTCTGATGCTCCATTAGAACAATATGCTCCAACAATTCCAGGGGTACTCTTTGTTAAATTCCAATTAATGTTTGCAGCAATTACTCCTCTATTGCTTACTGGAACTATTGCAGAGAGAATGAAGTTTAGTTCATTTATCATATTTATTGCTGCATGGTCAATGTTGATCTATTATCCATTAGTTCATTGGGTTTGGGGTGGCGGTTGGTTAGCTCAACTTGGTGTAGTTGATTTTGCAGGTGGTATAGTGATTCATACTAGTGTTGGAATGGCAGCCTTAGCTGCTGCATTGGTACTTGGAAAGAGAAGACACTATGGCCCTGCTATAATGATTCCACACAGCATCCCTCTTGCAGTTCTTGGCTCATCATTGTTATGGCTTGGTTGGTTTGGTTTCAATGCAGGCAGTGCATTGTCTGCTTCGGGCGGAGTTGCTGGAAACACTGTAATTGTAACTCATATGGCATCCTCAGTTTCTGCTTTAATTTGGGCTGGACTTTCTTGGGTTAGAACAGGAAAACCTTCTGTTGTGGCAACAATTAATGGTGCGATTGCAGGACTTGCTGGAATTACCCCTGCTTCAGGATTTGTTAGTGCTGAACATGCATTTGTAATTGGAATTGCAATTGGTGTTATCTCTTATTCTGGTGTGGTGTTGTTTAAAGAAAAATTAAAAATTGATGATGCCCTTGATGTTAGCTCTGTTCACGGAGTTGCAGGAATAGTTGGTGCACTAGCAATTGGAATCTTTGCAAGTACTGCAATAAATCCTGGTGGTGTTGATGGATTACTATTTGGAAATCCAGATCAATTATGGATTCAAGCAGTTGGTGTAGGTGTTGCAGCTGCCATGGGATTTGGTGGAACCTGGGTTATATTACAAGTACTTAAACATCTAATCGGAATTAGAGTTTCACCTGAAGTAGAAGATATTGGATTGGATATAAGTGAACATGCAGAATCTGCATATTCTGAGGAAGAAGAATTTATGCTTGATATGGATGATTACACTGAAAATTTGAAAGACAAAGATGAAATATTTAGAAAGAAAAAAACATCTGGGACAAAAAATTGA
- a CDS encoding DUF6659 family protein, whose product MTIHYDELTKHVLDLDPHVRFAGIANIKGEIVAGGPKENVEQMLSGDQVSMSIHYAIQKRELYTNLAYKIGKERSSITEYEKVTMITVPINSNELFLISTEPRSDYFKIIDYVHSKLDFETN is encoded by the coding sequence TTGACAATCCATTATGACGAGTTAACTAAACATGTTCTGGATTTAGATCCTCATGTGAGGTTTGCTGGGATAGCAAATATCAAAGGAGAGATAGTAGCAGGAGGTCCCAAAGAAAATGTTGAACAGATGTTGTCTGGAGATCAAGTTAGCATGTCAATACACTATGCAATCCAAAAAAGAGAACTTTATACTAATTTAGCATACAAAATAGGAAAAGAAAGATCTTCAATTACTGAATATGAAAAAGTAACAATGATTACCGTTCCAATAAATTCAAACGAATTATTTCTGATTAGTACTGAACCACGTTCAGATTATTTTAAAATAATTGATTATGTGCACTCAAAATTAGATTTTGAGACAAATTGA
- a CDS encoding calcium/sodium antiporter, which translates to MEIILSAILTIVGLVMLCFGGNWLVNGGVVIAKKFRISNLVIGMTIVAYGTSTPELAASVAAAGEHSAIILGNIVGSNIANIGMVIGVAAMIVPVVVNKSLLRKEIPIMLAVSFLLVLISIDGELSQYDGVLLLFGLGVFSYYTIKDALKHREKKDENSIKEKNNVYLKAIGLIGIGIVLLYVGAIITVDNAVILAKEFGLSEKIIGLTVIAIGTSLPELITSLLAIKKGHSDIGIGNIIGSNIYNILMIMGVGAALGGVIISSDVYVDYAVMIIFSVSLLIALKTGVVNRIMGVGLAMGYVAYLIITFFK; encoded by the coding sequence GTGGAAATTATTCTTAGTGCTATTCTGACAATTGTTGGATTAGTAATGTTGTGTTTTGGAGGTAATTGGTTAGTAAATGGTGGTGTTGTAATTGCCAAAAAATTTAGAATTAGCAATCTGGTAATTGGAATGACTATTGTAGCTTATGGAACATCTACTCCAGAACTTGCAGCCAGTGTTGCAGCAGCAGGTGAGCATAGTGCAATAATTTTAGGAAACATTGTTGGAAGCAATATTGCAAATATTGGAATGGTAATTGGCGTTGCAGCAATGATTGTTCCTGTAGTGGTGAACAAATCTCTTTTGCGAAAAGAAATTCCAATAATGTTAGCTGTTTCATTTCTACTTGTTTTGATTTCCATTGATGGTGAACTTTCACAATATGATGGTGTTTTGCTATTGTTTGGATTGGGGGTTTTTTCATATTATACAATTAAGGATGCACTAAAACATAGAGAGAAAAAGGATGAAAATTCAATTAAGGAAAAAAATAATGTCTATCTCAAAGCAATTGGTCTAATTGGAATTGGAATTGTTTTATTGTATGTTGGTGCTATTATCACCGTAGACAATGCGGTTATTTTAGCAAAAGAATTTGGTTTATCTGAAAAAATAATAGGATTGACAGTTATTGCTATTGGAACTTCTCTTCCAGAATTAATTACATCATTGTTAGCAATTAAGAAAGGCCATTCTGATATTGGTATTGGAAATATCATTGGAAGTAATATTTACAATATTTTGATGATCATGGGAGTTGGTGCTGCTCTAGGAGGTGTCATTATTAGTTCTGACGTCTATGTGGATTATGCGGTGATGATAATTTTTAGTGTGTCATTACTTATTGCTTTAAAGACAGGGGTTGTCAATAGGATTATGGGAGTTGGTCTTGCTATGGGGTATGTCGCCTATCTGATAATCACTTTTTTTAAATAA